From the Lathyrus oleraceus cultivar Zhongwan6 chromosome 4, CAAS_Psat_ZW6_1.0, whole genome shotgun sequence genome, one window contains:
- the LOC127075971 gene encoding AT-rich interactive domain-containing protein 1 isoform X2 — protein MESLAEVKALLSDQTENMVAGEEVKGGVESEITDGGMVNETDVGKLSEGNDDGGKVSVETAVDASNVVKSGESGLLNGEGRDGEGRDDIIIIDSDSSDGNGKSYGVKRKREPLSEMMSWITRVANNPCDPETGYMPGKSKWNSNDNQEAWKQVLLFREAAFHKKQASIEKLNWQNQKMHPCLYDDAAATAYNLRERLKHDKKLLVEKPKSASQSSSNSSSDERVAKHLRDSASTPSSYEIWADACIRVGESYQARLPEWTGVASESDPKWFGTQVWPSLEAVDSRFLIERDPIGKGRQESCGCAVSGSIDCVRFHISERKAKVKLELGAAYYQWQFDKVGEDVRHLWSDEDEKKFTEVIQSNPPSSARHFWDHIFRAFPNKSSASLVSYYFNVYLLQRRAYHSRYTDDDIDSDDEESACKLKSVFGHQKSRKSVFLTPKKRHRKRR, from the exons ATGGAATCGTTGGCTGAGGTGAAAGCGTTGTTGTCTGATCAGACTGAGAATATGGTGGCTGGTGAGGAGGTTAAGGGTGGAGTTGAATCTGAAATAACGGACGGGGGGATGGTTAATGAAActgatgttggaaagttgagtgAGGGTAATGATGATGGAGGGAAGGTGTCTGTAGAGACAGCGGTGGATGCGTCTAACGTGGTGAAGAGTGGTGAGTCTGGATTGTTGAATGGCGAGGGTCGTGATGGTGAAGGTCGTGATGATATTATTATCATTGACTCAGATTCATCTGACGGTAATGGAAAAAGTTATGGAGTAAAGAGAAAGAGAGAGCCTTTGTCTGAAATGATGAGTTGGATAACTCGTGTCGCGAATAACCCTTGCGATCCTGAAACTGGTTACATGCCTGGAAAGTCGAAGTGGAATTCTAACGATAATCAGGAGGCTTGGAAGCAGGTTTTGTTGTTTCGAGAGGCTGCGTTTCACAAGAAACAAGCAAGCATTGAAAAGCTGAATTGGCAG AATCAGAAGATGCATCCTTGCTTGTACGATGATGCTGCTGCGACGGCCTACAATCTGAGGGAGAGGCTGAAACATGACAAGAAACTGTTGGTTGAAAAACCAAAATCAGCTTCACAAAGCTCGTCAAATTCATCCTCTGACGAACGGGTTGCGAAACATTTGCGTGATTCCGCGAGTACCCCTTCGAGTTATGAGATATGGGCAGATGCATGCATCCGCGTGGGGGAAAGTTATCAAGCTCGACTGCCAGAGTGGACTGGTGTGGCTTCTGAAAGTGATCCTAAGTGGTTTGGGACCCAGGTTTGGCCATCGTTGGAAGCAGTTGATTCCCGCTTTCTTATCGAAAGGGATCctataggaaaaggaagacaagAATCATGTGGCTGCGCTGTGTCGGGTTCTATTGACTGTGTCAGATTTCACATTTCTGAGAGAAAGGCTAAGGTTAAGCTGGAGTTAGGCGCGGCTTATTACCAATGGCAATTCGATAAGGTAGGTGAAGATGTTCGACACTTGTGGAGcgatgaagatgagaaaaaattCACAGAAGTGATACAGTCAAACCCTCCATCATCTGCGAGACATTTCTGGGATCATATTTTTCGCGCATTTCCTAATAAGAGCAGTGCGTCTCTAGTTAGCTACTACTTCAATGTCTATCTCTTACAACGCAGAGCATACCATAGCAGATACACAGATGATGACATTGATAGCGATGATGAAGAATCAGCATGTAAGTTGAAGAGTGTTTTCGGTCATCAGAAATCGCGTAAGTCCGTCTTTTTGACCCCCAAGAAGCGGCACAGAAAGAGAAGATAG
- the LOC127075971 gene encoding AT-rich interactive domain-containing protein 1 isoform X1, which yields MLDDGQKVDLYKLFTAVKGKGGYEVVCERELWDLVGEECGLGVNVGSSVRRLYTEYKSVLEGCLEKLVSGKVSYERVLMESLAEVKALLSDQTENMVAGEEVKGGVESEITDGGMVNETDVGKLSEGNDDGGKVSVETAVDASNVVKSGESGLLNGEGRDGEGRDDIIIIDSDSSDGNGKSYGVKRKREPLSEMMSWITRVANNPCDPETGYMPGKSKWNSNDNQEAWKQVLLFREAAFHKKQASIEKLNWQNQKMHPCLYDDAAATAYNLRERLKHDKKLLVEKPKSASQSSSNSSSDERVAKHLRDSASTPSSYEIWADACIRVGESYQARLPEWTGVASESDPKWFGTQVWPSLEAVDSRFLIERDPIGKGRQESCGCAVSGSIDCVRFHISERKAKVKLELGAAYYQWQFDKVGEDVRHLWSDEDEKKFTEVIQSNPPSSARHFWDHIFRAFPNKSSASLVSYYFNVYLLQRRAYHSRYTDDDIDSDDEESACKLKSVFGHQKSRKSVFLTPKKRHRKRR from the exons ATGCTTGACGACGGACAGAAAGTTGATTTGTATAAGCTGTTTACTGCGGTTAAGGGTAAAGGTGGGTACGAAGTTGTTTGCGAACGAGAGTTGTGGGATTTGGTTGGGGAAGAATGTGGGTTGGGTGTGAATGTTGGTTCATCTGTGAGACGGCTTTATACTGAGTACAAGAGTGTTTTGGAGGGATGTCTTGAGAAACTTGTTTCTGGTAAGGTATCGTATGAGCGTGTTTTGATGGAATCGTTGGCTGAGGTGAAAGCGTTGTTGTCTGATCAGACTGAGAATATGGTGGCTGGTGAGGAGGTTAAGGGTGGAGTTGAATCTGAAATAACGGACGGGGGGATGGTTAATGAAActgatgttggaaagttgagtgAGGGTAATGATGATGGAGGGAAGGTGTCTGTAGAGACAGCGGTGGATGCGTCTAACGTGGTGAAGAGTGGTGAGTCTGGATTGTTGAATGGCGAGGGTCGTGATGGTGAAGGTCGTGATGATATTATTATCATTGACTCAGATTCATCTGACGGTAATGGAAAAAGTTATGGAGTAAAGAGAAAGAGAGAGCCTTTGTCTGAAATGATGAGTTGGATAACTCGTGTCGCGAATAACCCTTGCGATCCTGAAACTGGTTACATGCCTGGAAAGTCGAAGTGGAATTCTAACGATAATCAGGAGGCTTGGAAGCAGGTTTTGTTGTTTCGAGAGGCTGCGTTTCACAAGAAACAAGCAAGCATTGAAAAGCTGAATTGGCAG AATCAGAAGATGCATCCTTGCTTGTACGATGATGCTGCTGCGACGGCCTACAATCTGAGGGAGAGGCTGAAACATGACAAGAAACTGTTGGTTGAAAAACCAAAATCAGCTTCACAAAGCTCGTCAAATTCATCCTCTGACGAACGGGTTGCGAAACATTTGCGTGATTCCGCGAGTACCCCTTCGAGTTATGAGATATGGGCAGATGCATGCATCCGCGTGGGGGAAAGTTATCAAGCTCGACTGCCAGAGTGGACTGGTGTGGCTTCTGAAAGTGATCCTAAGTGGTTTGGGACCCAGGTTTGGCCATCGTTGGAAGCAGTTGATTCCCGCTTTCTTATCGAAAGGGATCctataggaaaaggaagacaagAATCATGTGGCTGCGCTGTGTCGGGTTCTATTGACTGTGTCAGATTTCACATTTCTGAGAGAAAGGCTAAGGTTAAGCTGGAGTTAGGCGCGGCTTATTACCAATGGCAATTCGATAAGGTAGGTGAAGATGTTCGACACTTGTGGAGcgatgaagatgagaaaaaattCACAGAAGTGATACAGTCAAACCCTCCATCATCTGCGAGACATTTCTGGGATCATATTTTTCGCGCATTTCCTAATAAGAGCAGTGCGTCTCTAGTTAGCTACTACTTCAATGTCTATCTCTTACAACGCAGAGCATACCATAGCAGATACACAGATGATGACATTGATAGCGATGATGAAGAATCAGCATGTAAGTTGAAGAGTGTTTTCGGTCATCAGAAATCGCGTAAGTCCGTCTTTTTGACCCCCAAGAAGCGGCACAGAAAGAGAAGATAG